Proteins from a genomic interval of uncultured Desulfuromusa sp.:
- a CDS encoding DMT family transporter, with the protein MLNDRFGLPILYLAILLLALTGLFAKLIPLDAISIIQLRGVVATAGLAMFGFIQKRSFRLNGYRTYFSVYALGLLLGVHWVLFFHAMQISSVAVGMLSLFSYPIITIFLEPLFSGKGWKTRDLFAGVIMISGLALMVAKGQDFSNGAVTWGVLWGVLSAILFSFRILFQKYYFSHVPSDCLMFHQVVAVGVMLIFFVDYPQVFSLSGLDFLKVLLLGVFSTAGAHTLLVFSLKKLPAKTVALISCLQPVIAALLAWYFVSEIPEQSVLIGGAMVLSVAAYESLQKPPVSG; encoded by the coding sequence ATGTTAAATGACCGCTTCGGCTTGCCCATACTGTATCTTGCCATTCTCCTGCTGGCACTGACTGGGCTTTTTGCGAAACTGATCCCTCTTGATGCGATTTCAATCATTCAGCTGCGTGGAGTTGTCGCAACTGCGGGGCTTGCCATGTTTGGCTTCATTCAGAAGCGTAGTTTTCGTCTGAATGGATACCGAACCTATTTCAGCGTGTATGCTTTGGGGTTGTTACTTGGCGTGCACTGGGTTTTATTTTTCCATGCGATGCAGATATCATCGGTGGCCGTCGGCATGCTGTCCCTATTCAGCTATCCTATTATTACCATTTTTTTAGAACCCCTGTTCAGCGGCAAGGGGTGGAAAACCAGAGATCTCTTTGCGGGCGTCATTATGATATCAGGATTGGCGCTTATGGTGGCTAAAGGGCAGGACTTTTCCAATGGTGCCGTCACCTGGGGGGTTCTCTGGGGTGTTTTGTCCGCAATATTATTTTCTTTCCGCATCCTCTTTCAAAAGTATTATTTCAGTCATGTTCCCAGCGACTGTCTGATGTTTCACCAGGTCGTTGCGGTAGGAGTCATGCTGATATTTTTTGTTGATTATCCACAGGTTTTTTCGCTGTCCGGCCTGGATTTTCTCAAGGTTCTGCTCTTGGGGGTTTTCAGTACCGCGGGAGCACATACGTTGTTGGTTTTCAGTCTCAAGAAGTTACCTGCGAAGACGGTGGCTTTGATCAGTTGTCTGCAGCCTGTCATTGCCGCTTTACTCGCCTGGTATTTTGTCAGTGAAATACCCGAACAATCCGTCCTGATTGGTGGGGCTATGGTCTTGAGCGTGGCGGCATACGAATCCTTACAAAAACCGCCTGTATCAGGATAG
- a CDS encoding aldehyde ferredoxin oxidoreductase C-terminal domain-containing protein, protein MKFQTTDPVSHPAKIFYKRCVVDLDTGEKVIDDVPCRNLEDVLGGFGRSFQDLAQRQIDCAYCNENPLIVNTGLLTGSSTMTGLRTYFSGYSPIKASKAGLPAAMWSTGSGKFGAKFKWTGLDELIFENRSDKPIYALIKETPDGPQVELKPAEHLLGLTTHDKIMALQQEYPDAHFAAIGQAGENWQNNYMGAVALSTENQLKSKEDKCRFAGRGGMGSLMGYKNILALVAQSSDKVRKPSEAVKAANMNVIKGGGSARIQPLNRGGGGGTWAAYDVLQAFHAVPVNNFRPQNNAIPEKLFRENVEKDYHVKTEACYRCGITCHNNISEKNPDGSQGEFLAKFDYEPLNLLGTNIGIHEAGQAARLIQLGDNYGMDAISLGVTISYVQAYNERHPETPILDGVQFGDYEKIRELIIKAGEGKCPEIGKGSMRLSESLGETSYAYHVKGLEIAAYQPETNPGYAWAIAGGHMSMGTYGMLTREGKSDIDSWVKGITDDKLHIVGFDMIGLCKFFDISKGIATEMVVDCLKSEFDLEVSIDDIREAVRRAFLLGMALELRQGYTKEEYRIPAEVYENPNPNIKLPSITHPEFLEELERRVWEIFEPELKEILN, encoded by the coding sequence GTGAAGTTTCAGACAACTGATCCTGTATCACACCCAGCAAAGATATTTTATAAACGTTGTGTCGTTGATCTGGACACCGGTGAGAAGGTTATTGATGATGTTCCTTGTCGCAATCTGGAAGATGTGCTGGGTGGTTTTGGTCGTTCTTTCCAGGATTTGGCTCAGCGGCAGATTGATTGTGCTTATTGCAACGAGAATCCGCTGATTGTCAACACCGGTCTGCTGACCGGTAGCAGTACCATGACTGGATTACGGACGTACTTTTCCGGTTACAGTCCAATTAAAGCTTCGAAAGCCGGGTTGCCGGCGGCAATGTGGTCGACCGGCAGTGGTAAGTTCGGTGCCAAATTCAAATGGACGGGGCTGGACGAATTAATTTTTGAGAATCGCTCGGACAAACCGATTTACGCGCTGATCAAAGAGACTCCCGACGGGCCACAGGTCGAACTCAAACCGGCAGAACACTTGCTTGGGCTGACGACCCACGACAAGATTATGGCGTTGCAACAAGAGTATCCTGATGCACACTTTGCCGCCATCGGCCAAGCCGGAGAAAACTGGCAAAATAACTACATGGGAGCTGTTGCTCTTTCGACCGAAAATCAATTGAAATCGAAAGAGGACAAATGTCGTTTTGCCGGTCGTGGCGGGATGGGCTCGCTGATGGGATACAAAAATATCCTCGCCCTTGTTGCCCAAAGCAGCGATAAGGTCCGCAAACCGAGTGAAGCGGTCAAAGCAGCCAACATGAATGTCATCAAGGGAGGCGGTTCAGCCCGGATCCAGCCCTTGAACCGTGGCGGAGGCGGTGGAACCTGGGCTGCTTATGATGTTTTGCAGGCATTTCATGCCGTTCCGGTCAATAATTTCCGCCCCCAGAATAATGCAATTCCGGAAAAGCTGTTTCGCGAAAATGTTGAGAAAGACTATCATGTCAAGACCGAAGCTTGTTACCGCTGCGGGATTACCTGTCACAATAATATTTCCGAGAAGAATCCCGATGGCAGTCAAGGTGAATTTCTGGCAAAATTTGATTATGAGCCCCTGAATCTGCTTGGTACAAACATCGGCATTCACGAAGCAGGACAGGCTGCGAGACTGATTCAGTTGGGAGACAATTATGGCATGGATGCCATCTCTCTCGGCGTTACAATTTCTTACGTTCAGGCCTATAATGAACGTCATCCTGAAACTCCTATCCTCGATGGTGTTCAGTTTGGTGATTATGAGAAAATTCGTGAGTTGATCATCAAGGCCGGTGAGGGTAAGTGTCCTGAAATCGGCAAAGGGTCGATGCGCCTCTCTGAAAGCCTCGGTGAAACCTCCTACGCTTACCATGTGAAGGGCTTGGAGATCGCTGCCTACCAGCCGGAGACGAACCCCGGATATGCTTGGGCGATTGCCGGAGGACATATGTCGATGGGGACTTACGGCATGTTGACCCGTGAAGGAAAATCGGATATTGATTCCTGGGTCAAAGGAATCACCGATGATAAATTACACATTGTTGGCTTTGACATGATCGGACTCTGTAAGTTTTTCGATATCAGCAAGGGGATTGCAACCGAGATGGTGGTCGATTGTCTGAAGAGTGAGTTTGATTTAGAAGTCAGCATCGATGATATCCGGGAGGCTGTACGGCGGGCTTTTCTGCTTGGGATGGCGCTTGAGCTGAGGCAGGGCTATACTAAGGAAGAATACCGTATCCCGGCAGAAGTTTATGAAAATCCGAATCCGAATATCAAGCTACCCAGCATTACTCACCCGGAATTTCTTGAAGAACTGGAACGCCGGGTCTGGGAGATTTTTGAACCTGAGTTGAAAGAAATCTTGAATTGA
- a CDS encoding cyclase family protein codes for MSKKRNIIIFVSVFFLFCFGEAFADNNFMPKPSKWGAEDQIGNANYLTPEKVLSAVGIVKTGDVYDLGNEYYKGFPAYPPRDVFVWLITHGLTVDPPRGYDKATDMEEFVSMSTGISTQIDGFAHVGHDHVFYNGTKEADIVSASGAKKFGMETVPPLVTRGVLIDMVDYFGRNLEPTEEISLADFKSYLDKMNIEIKAGDAVIINTGWMRLLGVDNKKFAASNPGIGEDIARYLVEKGVVGVGTDQWCTEAFPHKGFPKDLYGAGFVPCHVILLGNGIYQFQNLRVAELAEACKSDGKYEFLFSFTHPKIRGTVQGIGQPIAIK; via the coding sequence ATGTCAAAAAAAAGAAATATCATCATTTTTGTGAGTGTTTTCTTTCTGTTTTGTTTCGGAGAAGCGTTCGCTGACAATAACTTTATGCCAAAACCTTCGAAATGGGGGGCGGAAGACCAAATTGGGAATGCTAACTATTTGACCCCGGAAAAAGTTTTAAGCGCTGTTGGAATCGTAAAAACCGGAGATGTCTATGATTTGGGGAATGAATATTATAAAGGGTTCCCTGCCTATCCTCCCAGAGATGTCTTTGTCTGGCTTATAACCCACGGACTCACTGTGGATCCACCGCGCGGATATGATAAGGCAACTGATATGGAAGAGTTTGTGTCCATGTCGACAGGTATTTCAACGCAAATAGATGGTTTTGCTCACGTAGGCCATGATCATGTTTTCTACAATGGAACGAAGGAAGCCGATATCGTTAGTGCTTCCGGCGCCAAAAAATTTGGTATGGAAACCGTCCCTCCACTTGTGACTCGCGGTGTCTTAATTGATATGGTCGACTATTTTGGTCGCAATTTAGAACCAACTGAAGAAATCAGTTTGGCAGATTTTAAGTCTTACCTCGACAAAATGAATATAGAAATTAAGGCTGGCGATGCAGTCATAATTAATACGGGCTGGATGCGCCTGCTGGGAGTAGATAATAAGAAATTCGCTGCCAGCAATCCGGGAATAGGCGAGGATATTGCCAGATACCTGGTTGAAAAAGGCGTTGTTGGTGTGGGGACTGATCAATGGTGCACTGAAGCTTTTCCACACAAGGGTTTTCCAAAAGATTTATACGGAGCAGGTTTTGTCCCCTGTCATGTCATCCTATTAGGTAATGGAATCTACCAATTTCAAAATCTTAGGGTGGCTGAGTTAGCAGAAGCCTGTAAAAGTGATGGGAAGTATGAATTTTTATTCAGTTTCACCCATCCAAAAATTCGCGGGACAGTGCAAGGGATAGGTCAGCCTATCGCTATTAAGTAA
- a CDS encoding SDR family NAD(P)-dependent oxidoreductase — MNFKDKVLLVTGAKGGIGVSVSKVFFDLGAKVILSDLEEQADSLPGESISQGDALAKKLDSTGERAAFFPANVAKSVDCDRLADFCRNKFGGVDYLVMGAGIYRDQLVETMSDEQWKQSMEVNLDGVFYCCRAIIPLLKEGGSIVNLTSVAAHRGSYSHAHYAATKGAVLSFSRSLALELAPKIRVNAVSPGLIETQMIKARLENEGDELVGPTALKRVGQPDEVAKAIAFLCSDWASFITGETLHVNGGLYMAG; from the coding sequence GTGAATTTTAAAGATAAAGTGTTACTGGTGACCGGTGCTAAAGGTGGTATCGGAGTGTCTGTGTCCAAGGTGTTTTTCGATCTCGGAGCTAAAGTCATATTGTCCGATTTGGAAGAACAAGCTGACTCTCTGCCTGGTGAATCTATCTCGCAAGGAGATGCTCTCGCCAAAAAACTTGATTCTACAGGAGAAAGAGCTGCTTTTTTCCCGGCAAATGTGGCCAAGTCTGTGGATTGCGATCGGTTGGCGGATTTCTGCCGAAATAAGTTTGGCGGCGTAGATTATCTGGTTATGGGAGCAGGTATTTATCGGGATCAGCTTGTTGAGACAATGTCTGATGAGCAGTGGAAACAAAGCATGGAGGTGAATCTCGATGGGGTGTTTTACTGTTGTCGAGCAATTATCCCTCTTTTGAAAGAAGGTGGCTCAATTGTTAATCTCACTTCCGTCGCGGCACATCGCGGAAGTTATTCTCATGCTCATTATGCGGCAACGAAAGGAGCCGTGCTTAGTTTCAGTCGCAGTTTGGCTTTGGAATTGGCTCCCAAAATTCGCGTTAATGCTGTCTCTCCCGGTCTTATTGAAACCCAGATGATCAAAGCGCGGCTCGAAAACGAGGGCGATGAACTTGTGGGTCCAACCGCATTAAAGCGCGTAGGTCAACCTGATGAAGTTGCAAAAGCAATCGCTTTCCTGTGTAGCGATTGGGCCAGTTTTATTACTGGTGAAACACTACATGTCAACGGCGGTTTATATATGGCAGGTTGA
- the lpdA gene encoding dihydrolipoyl dehydrogenase has translation MSANEFDVIIVGAGPGGYVGAIRAAQLGLRTALVEAKHLGGVCLNWGCIPTKALLRSAEVYRNMQHAEQYGLKAGSLDFDLQQIVSRSRGIAKQLSSGVAHLLKKNNVTVFHGSGKLLGGNKLSISGNDVDQVLQGNHIVIATGARPRIFPGLEPDGKLVWTSKEALIPKELPESLLVIGSGAIGIEFASFYNSFGSDVTVVEVMDQIMPVEDREIAEFAQKSMEKQGIKFHIGSKVVELQRGDNRVTATIEKDGQRQSIEIDRVITAVGVTPNTEEIGLDVAGVKLDEQGFIRIDTDCKTSAPGIYAIGDVAGTPCLAHKASHEAIHCMEQIAGLSDGHALDKTRIPGCTYCYPQVASIGLTEAQAKADGYQVKVGRFPFLGNGKAIALGEAEGLVKTVFDGRTGELLGAHLVGAEVTELIQGFSIAKSLETTEKELMETVFPHPTLSEMMHEAVLDAYERTIHY, from the coding sequence ATGTCTGCGAATGAATTTGACGTCATTATTGTCGGAGCCGGCCCCGGTGGTTACGTTGGCGCTATCCGTGCGGCCCAACTCGGACTGCGCACCGCACTGGTCGAAGCCAAACATTTAGGTGGTGTCTGCTTGAACTGGGGGTGCATTCCGACCAAGGCGCTGCTGCGTTCGGCTGAGGTTTATCGCAATATGCAGCACGCCGAACAGTACGGGCTGAAGGCCGGCAGTCTTGATTTTGACTTGCAGCAGATCGTTTCCCGCTCGCGTGGGATCGCCAAGCAACTCAGTTCGGGAGTTGCGCACCTGCTTAAAAAGAACAACGTTACGGTCTTCCATGGCAGTGGAAAACTGCTTGGCGGCAATAAATTAAGTATTTCCGGAAATGACGTTGATCAGGTTCTGCAGGGCAACCATATTGTTATCGCAACGGGTGCCAGACCGCGTATTTTTCCGGGGTTGGAACCGGATGGAAAACTGGTCTGGACCTCAAAAGAGGCGCTGATTCCTAAAGAACTGCCGGAGTCGCTGCTGGTTATCGGATCCGGTGCTATCGGCATTGAGTTTGCCAGCTTTTATAATAGCTTTGGCTCAGATGTCACTGTGGTTGAGGTCATGGATCAGATCATGCCGGTCGAAGATCGGGAGATCGCTGAATTTGCCCAGAAAAGCATGGAGAAACAGGGCATCAAGTTTCATATCGGCAGCAAAGTGGTGGAGTTGCAAAGAGGCGACAACAGGGTGACGGCGACTATTGAAAAGGATGGCCAACGTCAGAGCATCGAGATTGATCGGGTGATTACCGCAGTTGGCGTAACGCCGAATACTGAAGAGATCGGCCTGGATGTTGCCGGAGTCAAACTTGATGAGCAGGGTTTTATTCGGATTGATACTGATTGTAAAACGTCGGCTCCCGGAATTTACGCCATTGGTGATGTTGCCGGGACTCCCTGTCTGGCTCACAAGGCGAGCCACGAAGCAATCCACTGTATGGAACAGATCGCCGGGTTGAGTGACGGGCATGCACTTGATAAGACGCGAATTCCCGGCTGCACCTATTGTTATCCGCAGGTTGCAAGTATTGGGCTGACCGAAGCACAGGCTAAGGCGGATGGGTACCAGGTCAAGGTTGGCCGTTTCCCCTTTCTTGGAAACGGCAAGGCGATCGCGCTCGGTGAGGCGGAGGGACTGGTTAAGACGGTTTTCGATGGACGGACCGGTGAATTGCTTGGTGCCCATCTTGTGGGTGCTGAAGTTACCGAGTTGATTCAGGGATTCAGTATCGCCAAGAGTCTGGAAACCACCGAGAAGGAATTGATGGAAACGGTTTTCCCCCATCCAACCTTGTCGGAGATGATGCATGAAGCGGTACTCGATGCATACGAGCGAACAATCCATTACTAG
- a CDS encoding pyruvate dehydrogenase complex dihydrolipoamide acetyltransferase, with protein sequence MAIEILMPSLDPSMIKARVVKWLKQEADSVAIGDPLVEIETDKAVVEVEAENAGRFGKGLVEEGDYADVNSVIGLLFEPGESIEDQVEHNSGKVDLPSVAHDPQEPEVKKIDQPAPPAVTFSADPQRIFASPLARRLATLEGLELAAVSGSGPNGRIVKRDIEAALTARNEQLQPVGMAVIPAVETAVELQHLPSYEKIELTAMRQTIARRLTESSQQIPHYFLSIDCELDQLLSVRKQLNADLDDEAKISLNDFIIRTVALAMKKVPNANVMWNHDSILRFSQVDISVAVAIDGGLITPVIRQACGMGLVEIAAATKNLADKARKGKLVPEDYQGGTFTISNLGMYGIKNFTSIINPPQSAILSVGAGEQRPVVKDGELAVATVMTITLAADHRCLDGAAGSEFLATFKRLIEAPLTMLL encoded by the coding sequence ATGGCTATAGAAATTTTAATGCCGTCTCTTGACCCATCGATGATCAAAGCGCGAGTGGTCAAGTGGCTGAAGCAGGAAGCAGATTCAGTCGCAATTGGAGATCCGCTGGTTGAAATAGAAACCGACAAGGCTGTGGTGGAAGTTGAGGCGGAAAATGCTGGCCGTTTCGGCAAGGGACTGGTTGAGGAGGGTGATTATGCCGATGTCAATTCAGTAATCGGTTTGCTGTTTGAACCAGGGGAAAGCATCGAGGACCAGGTCGAACACAATTCAGGAAAAGTCGATCTGCCATCAGTAGCTCACGATCCGCAAGAACCCGAGGTTAAGAAAATAGACCAACCTGCTCCTCCCGCTGTTACCTTTTCGGCAGATCCGCAGCGAATTTTTGCCAGTCCCCTGGCACGCCGATTGGCCACTTTGGAAGGGCTGGAGCTCGCAGCAGTGAGCGGATCGGGTCCAAACGGGCGGATTGTCAAGCGGGATATCGAAGCTGCTCTGACGGCTCGGAATGAACAACTGCAGCCTGTTGGTATGGCTGTCATTCCTGCAGTCGAAACAGCTGTTGAGCTCCAGCACCTTCCAAGCTACGAAAAGATTGAATTGACGGCAATGCGGCAGACAATTGCAAGACGTCTGACTGAGTCGAGCCAACAAATTCCGCATTATTTTCTCAGTATCGATTGCGAACTTGACCAACTGCTGTCAGTGCGTAAACAGCTCAATGCAGACCTGGATGACGAGGCAAAGATTTCCCTCAACGATTTCATTATTCGCACGGTCGCGCTGGCGATGAAGAAGGTTCCGAATGCCAATGTGATGTGGAATCATGATTCGATTCTGCGGTTCAGCCAGGTCGATATTTCAGTCGCGGTTGCCATTGATGGTGGTTTGATTACACCGGTGATACGGCAGGCCTGTGGTATGGGGTTGGTCGAGATTGCAGCGGCAACCAAAAATCTGGCAGACAAGGCGCGAAAAGGCAAACTTGTTCCGGAAGACTATCAGGGTGGCACCTTCACAATTTCCAACCTAGGAATGTACGGCATCAAGAACTTCACTTCAATCATTAATCCGCCGCAGAGTGCCATTCTCTCGGTCGGGGCCGGAGAGCAACGTCCGGTTGTCAAAGATGGCGAGCTTGCAGTCGCAACGGTGATGACCATCACATTGGCTGCCGATCATCGTTGTCTCGATGGTGCCGCCGGTTCTGAGTTTTTGGCAACTTTTAAAAGGCTCATCGAAGCTCCATTGACGATGTTGCTTTAG
- a CDS encoding thiamine pyrophosphate-dependent enzyme, translating to MPTNKSLKLLAPWKQLKSNTKDWDSASAEKLGAMLICGHLIREFEKTTLNLASKGLVHGPAHSSIGQEGGAIGSISSLKMGDMVSGSHRGHHQFIAKSLYHSVSEWGAPGSSLPDAVYDILKNTLAEIMGLAPGYCNGRGGSMHLRWDEVGMLGTNAIVGGGTPLAAGTAWSCKRAGTDNVVINYFGDGAANIGSVLETFNLAAAWKLPLCFFVENNQFAVSTSVAEVTGDSRLSARGPGFNIPSWQVDGMDPLAVALAMEEALKHMRAGKGPTLVEAIVYREFHHSGGLPGSAFRYRSKEEEAEWKERDPLECLAREMVSREVTTTEKIESLKSAAQEIMVRIADDLTVKNGANLSIKPELWPKKEFCNFGIRGNLSELEGTRCEELAAYSKPLKEVKFAEAASQVMLRRMEKDESIIVMGEDVHRLGGGTNGVTKGIPERFPDRILGTPISENAFVGLGGGMAMDGRFKPVVELMYADFFWVAADQIFNQVAKARHMYGGNLEVPIVIRTKIAMGTGYGSQHSIDPAGAFAMSPGLRIVAPSNPFDYVGLMNSALACKDPVIVLEHVDLYNSLGNIPVEDLDYFIPLGKAAVAKPGEKVTILSYLSMVKHSIDAVEALGLDAEVIDLRSLDRAGLDWDTIGESIRKTNNVLIVEQGTLGNSYGTMLGDEIQRRYFDWLDQPVQRVHGAEGWPSVSKVLESAANADIDDIKAKLSEMMKTISPL from the coding sequence ATGCCAACAAATAAATCACTGAAACTGTTAGCACCGTGGAAGCAACTCAAATCCAATACAAAAGACTGGGATTCTGCATCAGCCGAGAAGCTGGGGGCGATGTTGATCTGCGGCCATCTGATTCGCGAATTTGAAAAAACAACCTTGAATCTGGCCTCCAAAGGATTGGTCCATGGACCTGCCCATTCGAGTATCGGTCAAGAAGGTGGGGCCATCGGTTCGATTTCTTCCCTTAAAATGGGCGATATGGTCAGTGGCTCGCACCGTGGTCATCATCAGTTTATTGCCAAGTCACTGTACCATTCGGTCTCGGAGTGGGGAGCTCCTGGATCCTCGTTGCCGGATGCTGTCTACGATATTTTAAAAAATACCCTGGCAGAAATTATGGGGCTTGCACCTGGTTATTGTAATGGCCGTGGTGGTTCAATGCACTTGCGTTGGGATGAGGTTGGAATGCTCGGCACCAATGCGATTGTTGGTGGCGGAACGCCGTTAGCCGCTGGTACTGCGTGGAGCTGTAAGCGTGCAGGTACCGATAATGTCGTTATCAATTACTTCGGTGATGGTGCTGCGAACATCGGCTCAGTGCTCGAAACATTTAACCTTGCCGCAGCCTGGAAATTGCCTCTGTGCTTTTTTGTCGAAAACAACCAGTTTGCTGTTTCGACCTCAGTTGCTGAAGTGACCGGCGATAGTCGCCTGTCAGCGCGTGGCCCCGGTTTTAATATTCCTTCCTGGCAGGTCGATGGCATGGATCCGCTGGCTGTTGCTCTGGCGATGGAGGAAGCTCTCAAACATATGCGCGCCGGTAAAGGTCCGACCCTGGTCGAAGCCATTGTCTACCGGGAATTTCATCACAGTGGCGGTTTGCCGGGGAGTGCTTTTCGCTATCGTAGCAAAGAGGAAGAGGCTGAATGGAAGGAGCGCGATCCTCTTGAATGCTTAGCCAGAGAGATGGTTTCGAGGGAGGTTACGACAACAGAGAAGATTGAGTCCCTGAAATCTGCTGCTCAAGAAATCATGGTGCGGATTGCTGATGACCTGACGGTTAAAAATGGCGCTAATTTGTCAATAAAACCAGAACTGTGGCCTAAAAAAGAATTTTGCAACTTCGGCATCCGGGGGAATCTATCAGAGCTGGAGGGGACGAGATGTGAGGAACTTGCTGCTTATTCAAAACCGCTGAAAGAAGTTAAATTTGCTGAAGCCGCCTCTCAAGTGATGCTGAGACGCATGGAAAAGGACGAAAGCATTATCGTTATGGGCGAAGATGTGCACCGCCTTGGCGGTGGCACTAATGGCGTTACCAAGGGAATCCCGGAACGTTTCCCGGATCGTATTTTAGGAACTCCGATCTCTGAGAATGCCTTTGTCGGTCTCGGTGGAGGAATGGCTATGGATGGCCGCTTCAAGCCGGTTGTCGAATTGATGTATGCGGATTTTTTCTGGGTCGCAGCCGACCAGATTTTCAACCAGGTCGCTAAGGCCAGACATATGTACGGCGGGAATTTGGAAGTTCCGATCGTCATTCGCACCAAGATTGCCATGGGGACCGGTTACGGGTCACAGCACTCTATTGATCCCGCCGGCGCTTTTGCCATGTCTCCGGGATTGCGTATCGTGGCTCCATCGAACCCATTCGACTACGTTGGCTTGATGAACAGTGCGTTGGCCTGCAAGGACCCGGTTATCGTTTTAGAACATGTCGATCTCTACAATTCACTCGGCAACATTCCTGTAGAGGACCTCGATTACTTTATTCCGCTCGGCAAGGCAGCAGTTGCCAAACCAGGCGAAAAGGTGACGATTCTGTCCTATCTTTCGATGGTGAAACACTCGATTGATGCGGTTGAAGCATTAGGGCTGGACGCCGAAGTGATCGACCTGCGGTCTCTCGACCGGGCCGGATTGGACTGGGATACGATCGGCGAGAGTATCCGTAAAACCAACAATGTGTTGATTGTCGAACAGGGGACGCTGGGCAATTCTTATGGGACCATGCTTGGGGATGAAATCCAGCGGCGCTATTTTGATTGGCTCGATCAGCCGGTGCAGCGAGTCCATGGTGCGGAAGGCTGGCCAAGCGTCTCCAAGGTTCTGGAATCCGCTGCCAATGCCGATATCGATGATATCAAGGCAAAACTCAGTGAGATGATGAAGACGATCTCGCCTCTGTAG
- a CDS encoding VOC family protein, with translation MNQEVKRKVVSAERGLPGLRGTDHVGITVPDIEQATDFFVNVLGCEQFYDLGPFQATDDWMTKHLNVHPRTVMKKLRFFRCKNGSNYEVFEYEAPEQKTSPPLNSDVGGHHLALYVDNIEEAVDFLKSNKIKVLGEPTVRSEGPSAGQSWVYFLAPWGLQFELVSFPGGKGYEKDTSSRLWHPANRSFDQ, from the coding sequence ATGAATCAAGAAGTTAAGCGAAAGGTGGTTTCTGCAGAGCGAGGACTGCCGGGATTGCGCGGTACTGATCATGTGGGAATAACTGTTCCTGACATTGAGCAAGCGACCGACTTTTTTGTCAATGTGCTCGGCTGTGAGCAGTTTTATGATCTCGGCCCATTTCAGGCGACGGATGACTGGATGACAAAGCATCTGAATGTGCATCCACGTACTGTCATGAAAAAATTGCGTTTTTTCCGGTGTAAGAATGGAAGCAATTACGAAGTTTTTGAATATGAGGCCCCCGAGCAAAAAACTTCACCACCGCTTAACAGCGATGTTGGAGGCCATCACCTGGCACTGTATGTGGATAATATTGAAGAGGCCGTTGATTTCCTTAAATCTAACAAAATCAAAGTTCTTGGCGAGCCCACTGTACGAAGCGAAGGTCCCAGTGCCGGGCAATCCTGGGTTTATTTTCTGGCCCCCTGGGGATTGCAGTTTGAATTAGTGAGTTTTCCCGGCGGGAAGGGTTACGAAAAGGACACTTCGTCTCGTCTCTGGCACCCTGCAAACCGTAGTTTTGATCAATAA
- a CDS encoding shikimate dehydrogenase, whose product MGIDGKTQLVGIIANPIAHVRTPQLFNESVARQGLNAVCVPFHVLDNDVSRVLQGVGGARNFIGMIVTIPYKERVIDFCAELTETAKLVGSANVLRFDHEQGAWTGGNFDGEGFIAGLRGRGYDLRGKRVLLLGSGGAGKAIAYSVALEQPAELVIYNRTMARAEELVKRLRSVAMLANVHIQAGDNDPAGFDVIINATSLGLHDNDEFPMPVERLLSGSLVCEAVVRNGNTPLLAAAEHKACNIHHGQHMLYGQIVQISGFLGFDLRAEHVAHILGP is encoded by the coding sequence ATGGGTATTGATGGCAAAACACAACTTGTCGGCATTATTGCTAACCCTATTGCCCATGTACGGACTCCGCAACTTTTCAACGAATCCGTTGCACGGCAGGGATTGAATGCGGTTTGTGTTCCTTTTCACGTTTTGGATAATGATGTTTCCAGGGTACTTCAGGGAGTAGGTGGGGCACGAAACTTTATCGGCATGATCGTGACGATTCCCTACAAAGAGCGTGTAATCGATTTCTGTGCAGAATTAACAGAAACTGCAAAATTGGTTGGCTCGGCGAATGTTCTTCGTTTTGACCATGAGCAGGGGGCATGGACTGGCGGAAATTTTGATGGTGAAGGGTTTATCGCCGGGTTACGCGGGAGGGGTTATGACCTCCGCGGCAAGCGTGTGCTGTTGCTCGGATCAGGGGGGGCAGGAAAGGCGATCGCTTATTCTGTCGCGCTTGAGCAACCTGCTGAACTGGTCATCTATAATCGGACGATGGCACGAGCTGAAGAGCTTGTCAAGCGACTAAGATCAGTAGCAATGCTGGCCAATGTTCATATTCAGGCTGGAGATAACGATCCGGCAGGTTTTGATGTGATCATCAATGCGACATCGCTTGGCTTGCACGATAACGATGAATTTCCGATGCCGGTGGAGCGTTTGCTGTCCGGTTCTCTGGTTTGCGAGGCTGTTGTTCGTAACGGAAACACACCATTGCTGGCGGCTGCGGAACATAAAGCCTGTAATATCCATCATGGGCAACACATGTTATATGGACAGATTGTCCAAATAAGCGGGTTTCTTGGGTTTGATTTGCGGGCGGAGCATGTTGCCCATATTCTCGGACCGTAA